CAGGATTCTACTGTCACGCCGATTGCTCCCTCCGCTTCTAGGGATGTCATCATGACCCCGGGAAGACCGCACGGGGTGATATGACTGAAGGCGCTCAGATCGCCGCAGATATTGATCGCAAATCCATGCATCGAGACCCATCGCCGAACACCCACTCCAAGCGATGCGATCTTGCGATCACTCACCCAGACCCCGGTTTTTCCTTCAAGTCGTCCAGCAGTTATGCCGTGGCGCGAGAGGAGAGTGATGAGAACCTCTTCGAGAAATCTCAGGTAGGCATGCAGATCCCGATCAAAGAGACCCAGATCAAGCACGGGATAGCCTACCAACTGGCCTGGACCGTGATAGGTGGCCTGGCCACCCCGGTTTGTACGATGGATCGGGTAGGGGAGAGTGATTTCCTCTCTGAGGCTAGATTCATCACGTGTGCGCCCCATGGTGTAGACGGGCTCATGTTCCAGTAAAAGCAGATGGTCCGTGACACTTCCCTCTATCTTTTCCTGAACCAAGGATTCCTGAAGAGAGAGTCCCTCCTCATAGGAGAGCCTTCCAAGCCAGCTCGGTTCGATCCTCATGCCCATTTCCTATTTTCGCTTAGGTGATGTGGTCAGTCCTGCTAGAGCAGCCAGATTGGCCTTCGATACAGGTGAAGCAGCTGTCCGGAGATGGGTCAGACCAATCGCGATGGCATCAGCGGCATCACTGGGAGGCGTTTCCGTTAGGCCAAGAAGTGCCCGGATCATGAAGGCGACCTGCTCTTTAGCGGCGGCTCCCTTACCCACCACTGCCTGTTTCACGCGCTTGGGAGGGTATTCATGGACCGAGAGTCCCCGTTGGGCAGCAGCTAGAACAGCAACTCCACGTGCTGCACCCAGAATGATCGCCGTGGCGTAACTCTGGACGAAGATGACTTTCTCGATCGCCAGCGCCGTCGGTTGGTGTTTCTCGATCGCCACGCTCAGGGCCTCGTAGATGGCGACGAGGCATCCTTCCTGTGAAAGGGAGGGGTGATTCTTGATCACAGAGTATTCGAGACAACGGATCCGGGTTCCGATCTCTTCTAAAATCGCAAATCCGGTGCCGCGAAGGGATGGATCGACTGCTAAAATGCGCATGGTTTGTGATCTGCGATGAACTCAGCCTAAAATGTCCGCTTCAACTATCAAAAGAAGCACCCTGCGTGCAGGAAAGGGCAGTAGAATCTGCAGGGTTAACTTCAACGACCGCCCTGAGGCATGAAGCCACCCAAGGCTCCCGACCCTTCCCAACTTGCCGGCTTATTCCAAGGGATAGCGCTCACGGCTGAACTTTCGGGCGTCGTGATATCGGTACTTGGGGCTGTTGCGCATCCCGCAAGAAGCAGCGTGGAGAGAATCAGGAGAATCCCGAATCGGTTCATAGATTTGTCTTGTTGTCAGATGAATCGTCACCCGGGCCCGAGTAGATGACGGTGTCACCAGGTTGAACGCTCAGTCCGCCACGGACGCTGTTAACGACGATGTCGGCAATCGAGGTGGAGGGTTCTACGGAGGTGATACGCACTTTGCCGATCAACTGGGATCCGCGCTTGATAAGCATCTCGGCATTGTTCACCACGCCATTGCGGTCCCCGAGGCTCAGGACCACGAAATTCCAGGAGGGATTCACGGCCAGAATGCGTCCTTCCAGACCACTACGCATCGACTTACTGCGGCGCTGGGCTTCCCTTTCCTTAAGAGCAGCTAGTTGGCTCTCCTGATCCTTAAGTTTTGTCTGAAGGCTGGTGGTTAGGATATCCTTCTCTTCAATTTGCCTCTTGAGATCATCGGAAGGATCAACGGGTGGTTTGGCCGTGGAATTCACTTTCGCCTCCAAGTCGGTGATATGAGCATCCTTGGCAGCCATGTCAGTCTTTTGCTGGTCGATGGTGGCATCCCTGTCTGAAATTTGCTTCTGCACATCTGCAGCGTTACTCGAGGACTTTGCAATCTGTGCCTTAAGATCGGTATTTTCTGAGGCAAGCTTCTCTTGGTCGCTACTGAAGAGCGCGAGCTTTTCGGTTTTTTCCTTAGCGTCTGCTAGGGCGGTGGTCAGGCTCTTGTTTGCCTTCTCTGCTTGCTCTTTATAAGAATCGCCGGTGTTTTTGGCTTCAACAAGCTTGCTACGGTTCAGGTAACCTAAAGCTGCTGCAGCCAGAGAAAGAACCGCAGCCAGAATAAGTAGGATTTTTTGCATTAAGGGGGGACTAAGAGGAGCGAATACCATTAAGGGGTTTGAATTCATTTCTCAAGTAGCAAAAAGATGTTTCCATGATTGTTTTACCTTCTTCCTTGGAGTAGTTTGCACGCGTCAGGGGCTATGGATGAAAGACCGGCGAACCCCGCCAGGGCAGGAATGCAGCAACGGCAGCCAGCTCTCTCTTGCCGTAGTTCCCTGACACTTTTTTTCATTCAAGCCGTTTTAGGGGGGTATTCTTGCTTCCGCGGTAGAGAAAAACCGCTAGAACCAAGTAATGCGACACGGCCGTTTTGAGGAATCAATATCCACTCTCTTGAGGGACTACGGGGAATCCATCTCATTTGACTGGAGGCTTTACCGTCATGATATCCGGGGAAGTGTGGCTCATGCCCGTGCCCTCCTGAAAGCCGGTTTCCTGACGCAGGCCGAGTTTTCCTCCATCGAGCAGGGTCTGAATGCCATCGGTGAGGAGATTGCCGCCGGTAAGTTTGAGTTCTCCGTTGATCTGGAAGACATCCACATGAATATCGAGAAGGAGCTGACCAACCGCATCGGTGATGCGGGGGCCAAGCTTCATACGGCTCGCAGCCGTAATGATCAGGTGGCGACCGACCTGCGTCTGTATCTCCGTGACGAGATTACGGCCCTGCAATCGGGAGTTCGCACGCTTCAGACTGCCCTTGTCGGGCTGGCC
The genomic region above belongs to Verrucomicrobiota bacterium and contains:
- the lipB gene encoding lipoyl(octanoyl) transferase LipB, which codes for MGMRIEPSWLGRLSYEEGLSLQESLVQEKIEGSVTDHLLLLEHEPVYTMGRTRDESSLREEITLPYPIHRTNRGGQATYHGPGQLVGYPVLDLGLFDRDLHAYLRFLEEVLITLLSRHGITAGRLEGKTGVWVSDRKIASLGVGVRRWVSMHGFAINICGDLSAFSHITPCGLPGVMMTSLEAEGAIGVTVESCATEVAEIFNELLQKDSPAEAQRRGGGEKQWGNQEARKPSVMGASELSPPRLIGNI
- the ruvC gene encoding crossover junction endodeoxyribonuclease RuvC, giving the protein MRILAVDPSLRGTGFAILEEIGTRIRCLEYSVIKNHPSLSQEGCLVAIYEALSVAIEKHQPTALAIEKVIFVQSYATAIILGAARGVAVLAAAQRGLSVHEYPPKRVKQAVVGKGAAAKEQVAFMIRALLGLTETPPSDAADAIAIGLTHLRTAASPVSKANLAALAGLTTSPKRK